One part of the Papilio machaon chromosome 5, ilPapMach1.1, whole genome shotgun sequence genome encodes these proteins:
- the LOC106714523 gene encoding mucin-5AC-like isoform X15: protein MRAGVWSAAALLLLAAVTAALRTAQVEGVRNSRRLSNFDSRGSTSTEKIDDAQPTFRSRSYRRRDETSTPVARDITRSKSRNRAPEPLTSNAVTEQSPTDNGRNERFDSRRTNRIRSRPIESQNAVTTFPSRDSTVNNKARQSNRRSQYTTTTVSSLAPSSSVTSNFRRDVNRRAQTTTTEAVTILSSPTLDEFKSEITASSFDDFTRTVPKEEDITTVQFKKRSTTAKSVEVETQASTKAPRTRGRVSPKTNIKLDDMASSGATNILSISENNLIVEKSSEDAKKSRKLRYRTRLSETDTNLTGEGITTSNEIIKTSRKQLKQPESRTTTLAPTERKVQRNVERNSSKSSIVKSMRVVRRPVSRGNENGTTLPKVKTSDEIGDDDNYPASFKAIIQAKNASTQVSSPPSESLSVKATHTAINTNTKTSLPSNTSIESNNFTRLRSKLNTTENDVKNGDEKLSDSPLDSPKLKSEEYKLRGTYSSRPRKVKTENLKTTTTTSSPNAVKTSYKYTRKLRTTTSSPVDFKSSESPRKFKRFESGQSPQTASRPLYSRTKIGKNIDKPAETVTDDSSRNNLNTSVLNNSVKLPRTSYYSRLRNNVKNGITTTAESANTDINNPFKAAKKTENTAETPLIYTMLNKQTKAMSEETNSDTKGEFLLAVSSKESQENNVETDPVTNAEESENMPVINVFSTTQKYHANYKDQGLGNDRQKNEYVATSATPVIRNIQTRKYTRKIFKSKENVESSSVNPVSKSKERALRKYSDTFSKTTEASTNGITTDPEKPKSRFSSKYRASNLDKPFYKPTVPTVTTTTAWLKFFVTDRQLTKSIKEPKWFDGNDFNDDTTELISRQNATTMAFTHQSSELIPTSALNLNDSSSFGITTATIKPSAEKSTASHVLNLRTTTMLPSIHEILLNSLSSATKEEMVISSMKSSTPEPRILTLDIDPETKQIRTEKPNDGQGNTVFKFIPIDEITVPPQETNVLTLASTKAPSKSNNEKEVQIVTPISVMEINSPTPEIQTSLKNIDEPTTTVQPTVGTPNVITLADNNIQSTMITSTTNPITTVQPKIESTTSNLRTTTFNSIENSNTITTTVKNVITTFEPTTERYIPDLLTTLTTTSMPLVTTTDIPSTTESVPVPNNSIFTTTEMTKTATDDIQGNNNINQENANLLQMLQSILSTNTKSSSSQEIDQMKLLQALLLSAKDNVKDKQKSLQTTTVRTIQDEIRQFEEDTKFLKALLQATGRDPAELNIPNLNDIKPTLAVTTTMKPITTTTQAPAPTTTSVIKSTTSIAEDLKKIKEDTQLLQALLQATGQTVDTLNLPVISGITSNVRIASNPRTTSIESNPTTPMNVRPIYTTIQSTEKTTTQTNVPQTISTLPTLQEQQSTVKEDIGISTTYRPVQRRITTTTTPPEIYSTLSARRAPSLAQVTTEVPSTSTFSVEEDLAFLNNLKTVLNTNNNDDPEAALANRVIALAVERSLNELQTGTPKSSSPPNVVNSIRTTRPTTTTTTMTTTTVYIPPVSTQSTPSIEDDIKQFEEDTKLLQALLKATGQDPSKFNIPTLPSVNKPNKDNQPSVLASPKTTTKPFGVKIAVKDELKNVQDDAQLLQTLIKLKDAQETTTQRNKIAITGQSSDEALQKLIQKAKPTAMVSEATKSSVSLSTEYGNSNDALLAALLKEQGFGPTTASSLDEQVRLAALLNQVVVTPKARRTTTPPPPPPAPRRPILDGLAWLWQQWRDTAPGAGGAGAGAAGAGGSRTNSRRPAPAQAQAPASSPTAAATPAPSRVNWFGSGPFVGNADDRPASNRIPLEPPRAVAAEQSPGRGQLVSAAINVTRAFSQFLGAAIQGAAQTVQNVIRAGQKAATDVYTNGSG from the exons GTGGAAGGTGTCCGAAATAGCAGAAGACTTTCAAACTTCGACTCGAGAGGCTCAACAAGTACGGAGAAGATTGATGATGCTCAGCCTACCTTTCGGTCCAGGAGTTACCGAAGACGTGATGAAACATCTACACCTGTAGCTAGAGATATCACCAGATCAAAATCCCGGAATAGGGCACCGGAACCTTTGACTTCCAATGCCGTCACAGAACAATCTCCAACAGATAATGGAAGGAACGAGCGATTTGATTCAAGGAGGACCAATCGGATACGAAGTCGACCTATAGAAAGTCAGAACGCCGTCACAACCTTTCCAAGTAGAGACAGTACTGTAAACAACAAGGCACGACAAAGTAATAGAAGATCACAGTACACTACAACTACAGTATCATCTTTAGCACCATCTTCATCAGTCACGAGTAATTTTAGGAGAGATGTAAATAGAAGAGCTCAGACAACTACCACAGAAGCGGTTACTATTCTCTCTTCGCCAACTCTTGATGAATTCAAAAGTGAAATCACAGCTTCTAGTTTCGATGATTTTACGAGAACGGTTCCAAAAGAAGAAGACATTACCActgttcaatttaaaaagagaAGCACGACAGCTAAAAGTGTAGAAGTAGAAACGCAAGCAAGTACAAAAGCACCTAGAACACGCGGGCGCGTCAGtccaaaaacaaatatcaaattagaTGATATGGCTAGTTCTGGTGCAACTAATATTCTAAGTATATCGGAAAATAATCTCATTGTAGAAAAATCATCTGAAGATGCAAAAAAATCACGTAAATTAAGGTACAGGACACGTTTATCGGAAACCGACACCAATCTCACGGGCGAGGGTATCACAActtcaaatgaaataattaaaacttcaaGAAAGCAGCTGAAACAACCAGAAAGTAGGACAACAACATTAGCTCCAACTGAAAGAAAAGTCCAGAGAAATGTAGAACGTAATTCTTCAAAGTCGTCGATCGTCAAGTCTATGAGAGTTGTTCGGCGACCAGTATCGAGAGGAAATGAAAACGGGACAACACTTCCAAAAGTGAAAACTTCAGATGAGATTGGAGACGATGATAACTATCCAGCAAGTTTTAAAGCTATAATTCAAGCTAAGAATGCTTCG ACACAAGTGAGCTCTCCACCCAGCGAGAGTTTATCAGTGAAAGCAACACATACAGCTATCAACACTAACACAAAAACCTCACTGCCTTCCAACACAAGTATTGAATCAAACAATTTTACACGG CTTCGCAGTAAATTAAACACAACTGAAAATGACGTAAAAAATGGAGACGAAAAACTAAGTGATTCTCCCTTAGATTCTCCCAAGCTCAAATCtgaagaatataaattaagagGTACATATTCTTCTAGACCACGAAAAGTAAaaactgaaaatttaaaaactacaacTACTACTAGTTCTCCCAATGCGGTAAAAACTTCATACAAATACACTAGAAAATTACGAACAACAACATCGAGTCCGGTTGATTTCAAATCGTCTGAAAGCCCTCGTAAGTTTAAAAGATTTGAATCTGGGCAATCACCACAGACTGCATCCCGACCACTTTATTCAAGAACAAAAATCggaaaaaatatcgataaacCTGCAGAAACTGTAACTGATGATAGTAGTAGAAACAATTTGAACACCAGTGTCTTAAACAACAGTGTGAAATTGCCAAGAACATCTTATTATTCACGTCTAAGAAATAATGTCAAGAACGGTATAACAACGACAGCGGAGTCTGCTAATACTGATATAAATAATCCTTTCAAAGCTGCCAAGAAAACAGAAAATACTGCTGAAACGCCATTAATATATactatgttaaataaacaaaccaAAGCTATGTCTGAGGAAACCAATAGCGATACAAAGGGAGAGTTTTTATTAGCTGTAAGTAGTAAAGAATCTCAAGAAAATAATGTGGAAACTGATCCAGTAACTAATGCCGAGGAGTCTGAAAACATGCCAGTAATAAACGTTTTCTCGACCACACAAAAATATCACGCTAATTACAAAGATCAGGGTTTGGGGAATGACCgacaaaaaaatgaatatgtaGCTACTTCGGCAACACctgtaataagaaatattcaaacaaGAAAGTATAcacgtaaaatttttaaatctaaagaaAATGTGGAATCTTCATCAGTTAATCCTGTATCGAAATCAAAAGAACGTGCACTCCGCAAATATAGTGATACTTTCTCGAAAACAACTGAAGCTTCTACTAATGGC ATTACTACCGATCCTGAAAAACCAAAAAGCAGATTTAGTTCAAAATACAGAGCCTCTAATCTCGATAAACCGTTTTACAAACCTACAGTACCAACAGTCACAACAACAACT GCTTGGCTGAAATTCTTCGTGACTGATCGTCAACTCACAAAGTCTATAAAGGAGCCGAAGTGGTTCGATGGCAATGATTTTAATGATGATACAACAGAATTAATATCAAGACAGAACGCTACAACGATGGCATTCACTCACCAATCATCTGAACTG ATACCTACATCGGCACTTAATTTAAACGATAGCAGTTCCTTTGGCATAACTACTGCCACTATTAAGCCGTCTGCTGAAAAAAGCACTGCCTCGCATGTTTTGAATTTACGCACTACTACAATGCTACCTTCTATTCATGAGATTCTGCTTAATAGTTTATCTTCAGCCACTAAAGAGGAAATGGTTATATCATCAATGAAAAGCTCCACTCCTGAACCAAGAATATTAACACTGGATATCGATCCGGag ACTAAACAAATCAGAACCGAAAAACCCAACGATGGCCAAGGAAAcactgtttttaaatttataccaaTAGACGAAATCACTGTTCCTCCACAAGAAACAAATGTCTTAACGCTTGCTTCGACTAAAGCACCTTCGAAATCAAACAACGAAAAAGAAGTACAAATCGTGACTCCAATTTCAGTAATGGAAATTAATTCACCAACACCAGAAATTCAAACaagcttaaaaaatattgatgaaCCGACAACAACCGTTCAGCCTACTGTTGGAACCCCTAATGTAATAACACTTGCTGATAACAACATTCAGTCAACAATGATAACTTCCACAACCAATCCAATAACAACAGTTCAACCTAAGATAGAAAGCACAACTTCCAATTTAAGAACGACTACCTTTAACAGTATAGAAAATTCAAACACGATAACGACAACagtgaaaaatgtaataactaCATTTGAACCTACAACGGAAAGATATATACCAGACCTGCTGACAACTTTAACAACTACAAGTATGCCACTAGTTACAACTACTGATATACCAAGCACCACAGAATCAGTACCAGTCCCAAATAATTCTATCTTTACAACAACAGAAATGACGAAAACTGCCACAGATGATATACAaggtaacaataatataaaccaGGAAAATGCAAATTTACTTCAGATGCTACAATCaattttatcaacaaatacaaaatcttCTTCGTCTCAAGAGATTGatcaaatgaaattattacaagCATTGTTATTAAGCGCTAAGGATAATGTAAAAGATAAACAGAAGTCACTACAAACTACCACTGTTCGCACAATACAAGACGAAATTCGTCAATTTGAAGAAGACACGAAATTTTTGAAAGCACTTTTACAAGCTACAGGTAGAGATCCAGCAGAACTTAATATTCCAAATCTCAATGACATAAAACCAACTTTGGCTGTAACGACAACAATGAAACCTATAACAACTACTACTCAAGCACCTGCGCCTACAACAACCTCtgtaataaaatcaacaacTTCTATAGCCGaagatttaaagaaaatcaaagaagaCACTCAACTACTACAGGCATTATTACAAGCCACCGGCCAGACTGTTGATACTTTAAATTTGCCAGTCATATCTGGGATAACTTCTAACGTGCGGATTGCTTCAAATCCCCGAACAACGTCTATTGAATCTAATCCTACAACTCCAATGAATGTTCGTCCAATATATACCACAATTCAATCAACAGAAAAAACTACAACACAGACTAATGTGCCGCAAACTATTTCTACATTACCTACATTACAGGAACAACAAAGTACTGTAAAAGAAGATATTGGTATTTCAACCACATATCGACCTGTCCAGAGAAGAATAACAACAACTACCACACCTCCCGAAATATATTCAACTTTAAGCGCTAGACGAGCTCCAAGCTTAGCACAAGTTACTACTGAAGTGCCAAGTACATCTACGTTTTCCGTTGAAGAAGATTTAGCATTTCTAAACAACCTg AAAACTGTATTAAATACGAATAATAACGATGACCCGGAAGCTGCTTTAGCAAACCGTGTTATTGCTCTGGCTGTAGAGAGAAGTTTGAACGAACTACAAACTGGAACACCAAAGAGTTCTTCCCCTCCAAATGTTGTAAACTCCATTCGCACAACTAGACCAACTACCACCACCACGACAATGACTACAACTACTGTATATATTCCTCCAGTCTCCACGCAAAGTACACCATCTATAGAAGACgatattaaacaatttgaagAAGACACGAAACTTTTACAGGCATTGTTGAAAGCAACAGGACAAGATCCATCGAAGTTTAACATACCAACATTACCAAGTGTAAAT AAGCCTAATAAGGATAATCAACCCAGCGTTTTGGCATCGCCAAAAACGACAACAAAACCATTTGGAGTGAAAATAGCTGTTAAAGatgaattgaaaaatgttcAAGATGATGcacaattattacaaacattaataaagTTGAAAGACGCGCAAGAAACAACGACTCAGAGAAATAAAATCGCAATCACAG GCCAATCTTCCGATGAAGCTcttcaaaaattaatacaaaaagcaAAACCAACAGCTATGGTATCAGAAGCTACAAAATCATCTGTCTCTTTGAGTACTGAATATGGAAATAGCAATGACGCTCTCCTTGCGGCGTTACTTAAAGAGCAAGGATTCGGTCCAACCACGGCAAGTTCTTTGGATGAACAAGTTCGACTCGct GCCTTACTGAACCAAGTGGTAGTGACGCCGAAGGCTAGGCGGACGACTACCCCTCCGCCGCCGCCCCCGGCGCCGCGGCGGCCTATCCTGGACGGCTTAGCCTGGCTCTGGCAGCAGTGGCGGGACACGGCACCGGGCGCGGGAGGCGCAGGTGCGGGAGCTGCTGGTGCGGGGGGCTCTAGGACAAACAGCAGGAGACCCGCCCCTGCGCAGGCTCAGGCGCCCGCGTCTAGTCCCACGGCGGCCGCGACACCGGCTCCTTCGAGGGTCAACTGGTTTGGCTCCGGACCGTTCGTTGGAAACGCTGATGATAGACCGGCGTCCAATCGA ATACCTCTGGAGCCACCGCGCGCAGTCGCCGCTGAGCAGTCCCCGGGCCGGGGGCAGCTTGTCTCTGCTGCGATTAACGTCACTAGAGCTTTCTCTCAGTTCCTTGGAGCGGCGATACAG GGCGCAGCACAGACTGTACAAAATGTCATACGAGCTGGTCAAAAGGCGGCAACGGACGTTTACACCAACGGCTCCGGGTAG